From Xiphophorus maculatus strain JP 163 A chromosome 12, X_maculatus-5.0-male, whole genome shotgun sequence, the proteins below share one genomic window:
- the hic2 gene encoding hypermethylated in cancer 2 protein: MELPNHAKQLLLQLNQQRAKGFLCDVIIVVENALFRAHKNILAASSIYFKSLVLHDNLINLDTEMVNPSVFRQVLDFIYTGKLLSSSDQSSEQNFSALLTAASYLQLHDLAALCRKKLKRSSGKSLPGKPSTPGPLSRLRLNNQRLSSSTPAGPNNHYPPTPSDADQPQPDEGLRDKLSDDEMFVGSAGKTGNGGNGSSNGNLSSGASAGEPDLGLDLSKKSPHSAGTATDALSPHSNSQESPQSASVSTTNSASLDDSSTTLPGVDTCISENMELNSSKTPEDSQSQPEGPPPQKKTRHAARKNEWPKKEALGLKSEDHDRPLVNGVIVGPKDGRSSGAGGGSGNSFASDQSFHCKDEEEGGENGQDHSEESGQSDGESAGGGGGAGGGHHSANYVYRQEGFEPAFGDNLYVCIPCGKGFPSSEQLNAHVETHTEDELYIKEEGGTFVKEEDEEEAEDLSAPVGPSSFGSETRPFKCTVCSKSYKDPATLRQHEKSHWLTRPFPCNICGKMFTQRGTMTRHMRSHLGLKPFACEECGMRFTRQYRLTEHMRVHSGEKPYECQLCGGKFTQQRNLISHLRMHTSPS, translated from the coding sequence atGGAACTGCCAAATCATGCCAAACAACTGCTGCTGCAACTCAACCAGCAGAGAGCCAAGGGCttcctctgtgatgtcatcattgtGGTGGAGAATGCTCTCTTTCGCGCCCACAAGAACATCCTGGCAGCCAGCAGCATTTACTTCAAATCTCTGGTCCTCCACGATAACCTTATTAACCTCGACACGGAGATGGTGAACCCCTCTGTGTTCAGACAAGTCCTGGACTTTATCTATACTGGAAAGCTCCTGTCGTCGTCAGACCAGAGCAGCGAGCAGAACTTCAGTGCCCTCTTGACCGCAGCCAGCTACCTCCAGCTACATGACCTCGCTGCTCTGTGTAGAAAGAAGCTCAAGCGCAGTAGTGGGAAGTCCCTACCAGGAAAACCCTCCACCCCAGGTCCACTCAGCCGCTTGCGCCTCAACAACCAGCGTCTCTCCTCTTCTACCCCTGCTGGTCCCAACAACCACTATCCTCCGACCCCTTCGGATGCCGACCAACCACAGCCAGATGAAGGCCTTCGGGACAAACTGTCAGATGATGAAATGTTTGTTGGGAGCGCTGGGAAAACTGGGAATGGGGGAAATGGCAGCAGTAACGGTAATCTCAGCAGTGGGGCAAGTGCTGGAGAGCCAGATCTTGGGTTAGATCTGTCCAAGAAGAGTCCTCACTCTGCTGGTACAGCAACGGATGCCCTCAGCCCACACAGCAACTCCCAAGAATCCCCCCAATCTGCCTCAGTATCCACAACCAACAGTGCCTCGCTGGATGACTCCTCAACCACCCTGCCAGGTGTAGACACATGCATCTCGGAGAACATGGAGCTAAATTCTTCTAAGACGCCAGAGGACTCCCAAAGCCAGCCCGAGGGCCCACCACCCCAGAAAAAGACTCGACATGCTGCTCGTAAGAACGAATGGCCCAAAAAAGAGGCATTAGGGTTGAAGTCTGAAGATCATGACAGGCCTTTGGTCAACGGAGTGATTGTAGGTCCTAAAGATGGCCGCTCCTCTGGTGCTGGTGGAGGCAGTGGTAACAGCTTTGCATCTGACCAGTCCTTCCACTGTAAAGATGAGGAAGAAGGGGGAGAAAATGGCCAGGACCACAGTGAAGAAAGTGGTCAGAGTGATGGAGAGAGtgcaggaggtggaggaggagcaggaggcgGTCACCATAGCGCCAACTATGTGTACCGGCAGGAAGGTTTTGAGCCAGCGTTTGGGGATAACCTCTATGTGTGCATTCCCTGTGGTAAGGGCTTCCCCAGTTCTGAGCAGCTCAACGCTCATGTGGAGACCCACACTGAAGATGAGCTCTACATCAAGGAAGAGGGAGGGACCTTTGTgaaagaggaggatgaggaggaggcggaggatcTCTCTGCCCCTGTAGGTCCCTCCAGTTTTGGCTCTGAAACTCGTCCCTTCAAGTGTACCGTGTGCAGCAAGAGCTACAAAGACCCCGCAACTCTGAGGCAGCACGAAAAGAGCCACTGGCTGACCCGGCCCTTCCCCTGCAACATCTGTGGCAAAATGTTCACCCAGAGGGGAACCATGACGCGCCACATGCGCAGCCACCTGGGCCTGAAGCCATTTGCATGTGAAGAGTGCGGCATGCGGTTCACACGGCAGTACCGCCTAACGGAGCACATGCGAGTTCACTCCGGGGAGAAGCCGTACGAATGCCAGCTATGCGGTGGGAAGTTTACCCAGCAGCGCAACCTCATCAGTCACCTGAGAATGCACACCTCACCCTCTTAG